Proteins encoded in a region of the Delphinus delphis chromosome 13, mDelDel1.2, whole genome shotgun sequence genome:
- the TANGO2 gene encoding transport and Golgi organization protein 2 homolog isoform X4, whose translation MKATQRFRLLAISKHLASCLQMGSWSKRTEALLFRFVLFPKFSFLESSQEWEPEATAPAWFGLSLPSPATAGVRRAGRLILAANRDEFYHRPSRAADFWGNNNEVLSGLDMEEGKEGGTWLGINTRGKLAALTNYLQPRLDRDARGRGELVAQFLTSDMDSLSYLKKVSAEGHLYNGFNLIAADLSTEKGDVICYYGNRGEREPVALAPVAMASPGPHEAAHRLGCLPPVPSPWLSGENWKLKGTKGRRDLPPQFCGLCGSIWKPPHDALNCD comes from the exons ATGAAAGCAACCCAGCGCTTCAGGCTCCTAGCGATTAGCAAACATCTCGCTTCTTGTCTACAAATGGGCAGTTGGAGTAAGAGGACAGAGGCACTGCTCTTtcgctttgttcttttccctaaGTTTTCCTTTCTGGAGTCTTCACAAGAATGGGAACCAGAAGCCACGGCACCGGCCTGGTTCGGGCTCAGCCTCCCGTCCCCTGCGACTGCAGGGGTCAGGCGAGCGGGCAG GCTCATCCTGGCCGCCAACAGGGACGAGTTCTACCACCGGCCTTCCAGGGCTGCAGACTTCTGGGGGAACAACAACGAGGTCCTCAGCG GGCTGGACATGGAGGAAGGCAAGGAAGGCGGCACGTGGCTGGGCATCAACACGCGGGGCAAGCTGGCGGCACTTACCAACTACCTGCAGCCACGGCTGGACCGGGACGCCCGGGGCCGAG GTGAACTCGTGGCTCAGTTTCTGACCTCAGACATGGATAGCTTGTCCTACCTGAAGAAGGTCTCCGCAGAGGGCCACCTGTACAACGGCTTCAACCTCATAGCGGCCGACCTAAG CACAGAGAAGGGAGATGTCATTTGCTACTATGGAAACCGGGGGGAGCGTGAGCCTGTTGCCCTGGCACCAG TGGCCATGGCCTCACCCGGTCCACATGAGGCTGCACACAGGTTAGGTTGCCTTCCCCCTGTACCGAGTCCCTGGCTGTCTGGAGAGAATTGGAAGCTAAAAGGCACAAAAGGACGCAGAGACCTTCCCCCGCAATTCTGTGGCCTTTGTGGAAGCATCTGGAAACCACCCCATGATGCCCTCAACTGTGACTAG
- the TANGO2 gene encoding transport and Golgi organization protein 2 homolog isoform X3, protein MKATQRFRLLAISKHLASCLQMGSWSKRTEALLFRFVLFPKFSFLESSQEWEPEATAPAWFGLSLPSPATAGVRRAGRLILAANRDEFYHRPSRAADFWGNNNEVLSGLDMEEGKEGGTWLGINTRGKLAALTNYLQPRLDRDARGRGELVAQFLTSDMDSLSYLKKVSAEGHLYNGFNLIAADLSTEKGDVICYYGNRGEREPVALAPVVAMASPGPHEAAHRLGCLPPVPSPWLSGENWKLKGTKGRRDLPPQFCGLCGSIWKPPHDALNCD, encoded by the exons ATGAAAGCAACCCAGCGCTTCAGGCTCCTAGCGATTAGCAAACATCTCGCTTCTTGTCTACAAATGGGCAGTTGGAGTAAGAGGACAGAGGCACTGCTCTTtcgctttgttcttttccctaaGTTTTCCTTTCTGGAGTCTTCACAAGAATGGGAACCAGAAGCCACGGCACCGGCCTGGTTCGGGCTCAGCCTCCCGTCCCCTGCGACTGCAGGGGTCAGGCGAGCGGGCAG GCTCATCCTGGCCGCCAACAGGGACGAGTTCTACCACCGGCCTTCCAGGGCTGCAGACTTCTGGGGGAACAACAACGAGGTCCTCAGCG GGCTGGACATGGAGGAAGGCAAGGAAGGCGGCACGTGGCTGGGCATCAACACGCGGGGCAAGCTGGCGGCACTTACCAACTACCTGCAGCCACGGCTGGACCGGGACGCCCGGGGCCGAG GTGAACTCGTGGCTCAGTTTCTGACCTCAGACATGGATAGCTTGTCCTACCTGAAGAAGGTCTCCGCAGAGGGCCACCTGTACAACGGCTTCAACCTCATAGCGGCCGACCTAAG CACAGAGAAGGGAGATGTCATTTGCTACTATGGAAACCGGGGGGAGCGTGAGCCTGTTGCCCTGGCACCAG TAGTGGCCATGGCCTCACCCGGTCCACATGAGGCTGCACACAGGTTAGGTTGCCTTCCCCCTGTACCGAGTCCCTGGCTGTCTGGAGAGAATTGGAAGCTAAAAGGCACAAAAGGACGCAGAGACCTTCCCCCGCAATTCTGTGGCCTTTGTGGAAGCATCTGGAAACCACCCCATGATGCCCTCAACTGTGACTAG
- the TANGO2 gene encoding transport and Golgi organization protein 2 homolog isoform X2 → MCIIFFKFDPRPVSKNAYRLILAANRDEFYHRPSRAADFWGNNNEVLSGLDMEEGKEGGTWLGINTRGKLAALTNYLQPRLDRDARGRGELVAQFLTSDMDSLSYLKKVSAEGHLYNGFNLIAADLSTEKGDVICYYGNRGEREPVALAPGTYGLSNALLETPWRKLCFGKRLFLEAVERAQALPKDALAAQLLDVLNNEEAQLPDPAIEDQGREYVQPILSKYAAVCVRCPDYGTRTNTVILVDADGHVTFTERSMLGTDPSCWETSTHEFRLQS, encoded by the exons ATGTGCATCATCTTCTTTAAGTTCGATCCTCGCCCCGTTTCCAAAAATGCGTACAG GCTCATCCTGGCCGCCAACAGGGACGAGTTCTACCACCGGCCTTCCAGGGCTGCAGACTTCTGGGGGAACAACAACGAGGTCCTCAGCG GGCTGGACATGGAGGAAGGCAAGGAAGGCGGCACGTGGCTGGGCATCAACACGCGGGGCAAGCTGGCGGCACTTACCAACTACCTGCAGCCACGGCTGGACCGGGACGCCCGGGGCCGAG GTGAACTCGTGGCTCAGTTTCTGACCTCAGACATGGATAGCTTGTCCTACCTGAAGAAGGTCTCCGCAGAGGGCCACCTGTACAACGGCTTCAACCTCATAGCGGCCGACCTAAG CACAGAGAAGGGAGATGTCATTTGCTACTATGGAAACCGGGGGGAGCGTGAGCCTGTTGCCCTGGCACCAG GGACCTACGGGCTAAGCAACGCGCTGCTGGAGACGCCCTGGAGGAAGCTGTGCTTCGGAAAGCGGCTCTTCCTGGAGGCCGTGGAGCGGGCCCAGGCGCTCCCCAAGGACGCCCTGGCCGCCCAGCTTCTGGACGTGCTCAACAACGAAGAGGC GCAGCTGCCAGACCCAGCCATTGAGGACCAGGGCAGGGAGTACGTGCAGCCCATACTTAGCAAGTACGCAGCTGTGTGTGTGCGCTGCCCGGACTACGGCACCAG AACCAACACGGTCATCCTTGTGGATGCAGATGGGCACGTGACCTTCACAGAGCGAAGCATGCTGGGCACGGACCCCTCTTGCTGGGAGACCAGCACCCACGAGTTCAGGCTGCAGAGCTAA
- the TANGO2 gene encoding transport and Golgi organization protein 2 homolog isoform X1, whose amino-acid sequence MKATQRFRLLAISKHLASCLQMGSWSKRTEALLFRFVLFPKFSFLESSQEWEPEATAPAWFGLSLPSPATAGVRRAGRLILAANRDEFYHRPSRAADFWGNNNEVLSGLDMEEGKEGGTWLGINTRGKLAALTNYLQPRLDRDARGRGELVAQFLTSDMDSLSYLKKVSAEGHLYNGFNLIAADLSTEKGDVICYYGNRGEREPVALAPGTYGLSNALLETPWRKLCFGKRLFLEAVERAQALPKDALAAQLLDVLNNEEAQLPDPAIEDQGREYVQPILSKYAAVCVRCPDYGTRTNTVILVDADGHVTFTERSMLGTDPSCWETSTHEFRLQS is encoded by the exons ATGAAAGCAACCCAGCGCTTCAGGCTCCTAGCGATTAGCAAACATCTCGCTTCTTGTCTACAAATGGGCAGTTGGAGTAAGAGGACAGAGGCACTGCTCTTtcgctttgttcttttccctaaGTTTTCCTTTCTGGAGTCTTCACAAGAATGGGAACCAGAAGCCACGGCACCGGCCTGGTTCGGGCTCAGCCTCCCGTCCCCTGCGACTGCAGGGGTCAGGCGAGCGGGCAG GCTCATCCTGGCCGCCAACAGGGACGAGTTCTACCACCGGCCTTCCAGGGCTGCAGACTTCTGGGGGAACAACAACGAGGTCCTCAGCG GGCTGGACATGGAGGAAGGCAAGGAAGGCGGCACGTGGCTGGGCATCAACACGCGGGGCAAGCTGGCGGCACTTACCAACTACCTGCAGCCACGGCTGGACCGGGACGCCCGGGGCCGAG GTGAACTCGTGGCTCAGTTTCTGACCTCAGACATGGATAGCTTGTCCTACCTGAAGAAGGTCTCCGCAGAGGGCCACCTGTACAACGGCTTCAACCTCATAGCGGCCGACCTAAG CACAGAGAAGGGAGATGTCATTTGCTACTATGGAAACCGGGGGGAGCGTGAGCCTGTTGCCCTGGCACCAG GGACCTACGGGCTAAGCAACGCGCTGCTGGAGACGCCCTGGAGGAAGCTGTGCTTCGGAAAGCGGCTCTTCCTGGAGGCCGTGGAGCGGGCCCAGGCGCTCCCCAAGGACGCCCTGGCCGCCCAGCTTCTGGACGTGCTCAACAACGAAGAGGC GCAGCTGCCAGACCCAGCCATTGAGGACCAGGGCAGGGAGTACGTGCAGCCCATACTTAGCAAGTACGCAGCTGTGTGTGTGCGCTGCCCGGACTACGGCACCAG AACCAACACGGTCATCCTTGTGGATGCAGATGGGCACGTGACCTTCACAGAGCGAAGCATGCTGGGCACGGACCCCTCTTGCTGGGAGACCAGCACCCACGAGTTCAGGCTGCAGAGCTAA